The DNA window TGAGCATCTGAAGGAATTTCTACAATTGGGTAAAAAGATGCAATTTCTTGTCagttcctctttttattttctcttgcttctcagcctcatccagcctTTATCTTTTCTGCATGCATTTCTTCCATTTGCCAAGTTTAAAACTTTTCCTCCCAGCTCTTCTACAGCAGTTGACaagagcaggtgctgctgtgggttgCTCTTCCAGGGTCTCTTGGCTCTGCTCAAAGACCTGTCCACACTGAACTCCATGAATTTCACAGAGAATTTCATCATTCCATGGCCTCCCTCCCTGGAGTGGCAACACTTCAACAATGGACATTTCAACTCTGCAGCATCAGGGCCTGCACATATTAAATATATGATAATGCCAATCTGGGGGATTCTAGAATTTGCCCAAAAAATAAGATCTACCTCCAAAACATCAGATTAAAGCCAAACCTAAGCAATCTTGACTCCCAGTACTTCTTTATTGGAACAACCTTACAAGCTTTTCCTTGAGTTATTACTGGGATACCTGAACTTGAACATATCCATGCACACAACCATGGAACATCTCTTGGTCTTGCTCTAAAATAACTGGACCCCAGAACTTAGCCAAAACTAAACTACAAAACTAAACTACACTTTTGGCTAAGGACAACTTGCTGATTTGTCCTTCACAAAAGCTGGGGGTAGAGATtcacctgctgtccccatgctggGACAATCCTGCCATGGGAAGATGCCTTCTCAAACTCATTTTCTGGCTAAATGATGTGCAGTTATTTCTACAGTTACAGTTGCTACCAAAACTCAGTAAGATGCtgaaaaacctccaaaaaccagcagaaaaggCAGGTCTACTGTTGTAATAGTAAGCTGGAGATTCTgcttaaaataatatttctaacACTTAGGTAACATTTAAAGTGTCTCATAAAAGGTCTGTCAGTGACTGGCCCACTTTTTAAATAAGTGTACAGATGAAGGATGGTGATATTAATCTTGCTGCCATTTTTTACTGGTTTTAGGACATTATGAAGGACATCCTTGTGTAACTCTATCTACGTTCAGAGTTGCATTTTACTGGAATTTTCAGTCCAAAAAGGGTTCTCGTCTCTTTCTGCCATACCAACTGTTGAGGGACTGGAAAACAGTTGTTTCAGCAGTGCAACCATTGATTATTCATTATAAATAACAGTCATGATCAAGTAACAGATATTGTAGGAAGGAAGACATTTCTCTGCCTACAGACCTGGATTTTAATAAATAAGTGCACCTTTAAAAAGTGTTACTAGAAAATATGCTAAACCAAAAATATATGTAtacaaaaaacctccaaacataGAAATTGCCATCTAATCTAAAGAGGAAGCAATTTCACTAAACTAGTATAGCTCATCTTCTCCTCAGCCCCCATCACAGATGGGACTGAAACACAATTGTTTCTGGACAAAAATGTGACTGACGTCTACTTTGCTGGCATTTAAATCTGATTAGATGTAATAAtatgttttcttcagtttgctGAGCTTTGACTGCTGAGAAGActaaatacagagaaaatatttatgaaactAAGAGGCAGAGCTGTACTTCTGAGTTAGGCAAATTACTGAGCAGCAAGCAGCACATCAGAGTTATCTGCCCACTAGAGTGATAGGGAGGTATCCTGTACTAATTCCCAAAGATTCCAGTAGGACAAAAGAGAAAGGTTCCAGAGTGAATCCCAGAAAAAGAGGAGACAAATGGCAGGGACAGGTGCTGGCTGATCATTAGCACTGGCCAGTTGGAACATTTATTGGTAGCCAGAGCTCTCCATCACTCACAATGTGCTTTACAAAAAGGAGGTCCATCATTCATGTACCAGAAACAGGCACTGTGGATCGGATTAAACACAAAAGTTGTTTCAAAATAGAAACAGTTTCTGTTATAGATTTTGGGGGGAACTGCAGAGATCCTGAAGCTCCCCTAAAATTCATGCATCACAGAActtcagctgcagccacaggcacactTTAAACTGGcatgcagcactgagcagcacagccctgtccagccctCCTTTGTCCTCTCTGCTTTATCCTTGAGTCACCCTCATCCCTGCGCTGGCAGCAGCACTTGAAGCCACTGCTCTGTGACTCAAACTGGGGAACTGATCCAAGGCAGCTCcaagccagggcagctccctgaTGTCCTGGGGTCTGTCAgggaaggggatggagggggtccccagcagctccttccagcaACTGGGCTGATTTTAAACACATGTGAAATGTGGCCTCAGCATTTGGAGCAAAATTTTGCCAAGCTGAAGTCCAAAGTAATAAAGCAAAGGTAAAAGAATAAGGTAAAGCAAAGACACAAACATaactaaataacaaaaaaaggacAGACTGACAGATTTCCATATGAGCATGCACATTTAGAGCAacctggaggtgtccctggccatgacAGGGGACAGAATCAGATGGGCTTTaagatccctcccaacccaaccccTGCCATGACCCTGTGTTGCATCCTTCTAGTGTTTATTAGAGGATTAACTACTGGGCAAAATGTGCATGGTTCTGTCTTACTTCTATTTTCCTCCTGCCAACAGAGCATACAATTTTGGACAAACTTGAGTTTTTCAGATCCAAAGAGTACTCACACATTGCGACACTCAATGGGCTTGTAAAATCCAACTTCCTGTCCCGTAAAGACTTTCTCTATGCCAAGGTGATCTCTGCAAGTAATGTTTGGTGCTGGCAGACATTGAACTGAGGACAGAAAATGATTTGATATTAAGCAGTAACTGACACTCAGAGCGGTTTTCTGACCACACACAAGTGAAACAAATTAAGTTCTACTGTGCAAGTCTTGATACAAGCACAGTTCACACACAATTActtgtttaaaacattttttaagcCAGTCCTACCACTAACTTGTAGTTTTTCTTTGccacattttaagcaatatatACAAACCTAATTGCTGCCCCAATTCTGTTGTAATTTCCACTCTGGCTTCAATATGAGTCAATGAGAAATCTGAAGCTGACTTACAGAGATTTTCATCATGAGAACAGTCAAATACTGGAAccagttgcccagagaagtcatgccatcaccatccctggaggtttGCAAGGTCTGACTGCAcaaagccctgagcaacctggctGGAATTCAGTGCCAACACTGCTTGGAGCAGGAGGTTGGACTATGCAACTTCCTCAAGGGTCTTTCCAcccaaattattccatttttcttgACTCTTAGGGGAACTAAAGTGGAAATCACAGCAGAAAGTCACACCTGCTAAAGTTTGCAATATATTACCAGAATATCAGTCACTCTCCAGTGCTGTAGTCTGTagttttaaagggaaaaatatctgTCCTTTACCCACTTTCTATCAGCTTTCAGTACTTGTGAATCCTGTTGGTTAATTCCAACAAAACTGCAAGCCAGGTTTAACATTCCTTCCAGATTTTCCAATAATGCACACAGGCAagagatggatttttttaatgcctaTCCATATTGCATAGGGCCAAAAAATAAAGTAAGATTTGAGTTATGTGTGGACTTAACTGCTATAAAATCTTACATGGATTTtacaccccatccctggaagtgtccaaagccaggttaaacagggcttggagcagcctgggatagtggaagttgtccctgcccatggcagggggtgaaaTGAGaagatctttaaagtcccttccaaccaaatattaaaatttcttGTAAAGTAAATTAAGCAATGAAGTTTTTTCCATTATTAGAATAAACCCAGCACAGTTGAGATACATTGATACAGGAAAGGCCACTGTTCTCTTCTCAGTGTCACTCCAAACCTTCTACTCAATGACACAACTTTGCTGCTTTGAATTGAACCCCTGTTTGTCTGGGTGAGGGATCACAGAAAGTGATCAGAAATTGTAGGGTTTCAAGCATGATGCAGAAATTAACTTTTCATTACTTAGGTAATACTGAAAATAAGCAATTCAGATACTTTGAGGACAATCTAAAaactggtgtgtgtgtgtgtaaaaatgCTGCACAACGAAACAGTGTTAATTAATTCAGCCACTTGTTCTACTCTGAAGCTTATCTCCTGTTCAAAAGTGCAGTGTATTTAATACAATCACAGGGTAATTAGTTTAACAACTGATAATCTTCAGTTAGGATCAATCTCAAACTGTGCAGTATTTTTTCTGGTCTCTGACTGCCCATTTATAGTCAGGGACACAATGTAAAAGTGAtggaaagaactgaaaaaactttatttaaagGATCCACTGTGCAAAGTATTTCCATCCAGCGtctgaaattatttggaaaacCTTCACTGTCCCAGAAGAAAGTCATTCAGCACTTATAGGAAGCAAAATATGAACACAGATGAATTTTGtgggctccccatccctggaagtgtccctggacagggctgggagcaccctgggacagtgggaggtgtccctgccatggcaggggtggcactgggtgaggtttaaggtcccttcccacccaaaccattctgtaattccatgAGATTAAATCAGGGGTGCACATAAAGAGAACCTGCTGTGCTATCAAACACAGACCATTTATTTCAATGCCTGGGAACATCAAAGTTAAGCACAGGTAGGAAAATAAGTAATCAAATTAGGAATTTTTCTGTTGTGCTCTGAAGTATGTCAGAACTGAACATCAAATAAATGTGCTTTCAAAATAGAGTCTCATGCACCAAAAACTGGTGATGATGGAAGGCACTATGTtgccttaagaaaaaaaaaaaacctttaaaattagAAGATTTTGAAGGCTGTTCTGTCACATGTCAATTCTTTTAATAATTCTATGCAAAATCAGTATGACAGGAATGGTTTGTTTTAATCACAGTGGTGCAGGACAGAGCCTAAAGGGTGTAACATACATTGAAGAGATTTACCAGAAACCTCACTTACAAAAGTACCAATCACAGACAGAGTATTTATTCCTGTTTAGTAAAGCACCCAATCCACACAAGTGTTTTGGGCTTTCAGACTAATGATATTACTAATCCCATCTTTTAGAAAGCTCATCAAGTAGATACACAAACGGGTAAATTGAACacttccttgaaaaaaaattagttaatCAATATATAAGTTAGAAATCCTTACCATATGCTGTGTGATTTGTGCAATTCATTGGTTCTTGTGTGCTATTGTCTATTTTAGGCTCATCACACATATATGTTCAGGTAATTGAGGAAAACAGTTTTCATATCAAACACTACAACAGGTTTAACAGTAATTTATTCCACCCTCTTTAAACCCCCAGGATTTAAGATGCACCTTGATGTTGGTGCCTACCCATCCCCCAAAAGAGGAGCAGCACATTACCATGCAGCAAATCTGCTAATCCAATTTAATACACCAATATATCGCATAAGCCCCACGTTTAATTAGTGCTGCAGTCAGCACTACCTAAAGGAACTACAATATTTATCAGTCACAGCCTCTGTATTTGGAGGCAACAAGGTAGCACACGCCTCATCTGGTCCTGTTCCCTTATTTAAATACCACAGTGCCTTGAAATTGAGGCATTTGGTTGAGGAAATTTAATATACGGGAACACGCAAAATTCAACGAACGCGTAAAAATGAGCATCTGAAATGGCAGGAATTTGGTGCAGGAACAAACTGAGGAGGAACTGACTTCCAGAGGTCTCAACTCCCACAGCCAAGTAAAGCAGGAGGTGAAGCAAGCTTTTCCAAGATTTGCTTTCCTGACACTTCTGATCATCAAAAAATGTCAGCTGCCATCAACCAACATGTTCTGGGGAGGGCAAGAGGTGCCTTGGAGAGCCAGGAGCCTcgcacctcctgctcctcggagctgtgcagggcataGAAACACattatttgctgaaaaaaatggtgaaaaaaatggcaaaggCTCCACGTCTCGCTCctgcaaataataaataaggtGGCAGAGCGGGCTCTCTCATCCCATGGCAATCTCTTTGAAGGACACCCCAAGCACGCACTGGGGCACACACAGTACCATCAGAAATCACAAAAttaattaggttggaaaagccctctgagaccatcgagtccagccTGTGACTGATGCCCTCCTTGTCACCCAGatcagagcactgagtgccacactCAGGCGTTTTTTGGACACCTCCacacccctgggcacccctTCCAATGCCTAATCACCCTTTTTGTGAATAAATTCCCCCTGATGCCCAACCTGAACAATACCTGGCGCAGCTTGAGGCCGTGTCCTCAATTCCCGCACCCTGAGGAGCCCTGTCCCGCTCCTGCCAGCCGAGACCCCCTCGGGGCTCCCACCCTGAGCTCTCCCCGACCCCtcggccctgcccggcccctcaCGGTCCCCACCGCCCCTTGCCCTACCCCGCCTCACACCGGGCCCACCGCCACAACAACCGCCCCCGatccggccccggccccgctcagGATATTGCCCCAGCCGCAGCTCCTCGCATTTGAGCGGCGGCTCCGAGCCCGCTGCTCCCTCCAGGGCTGCgaagcagaggagaagcaggaCCAGCGCCTCAGCCGCGCCGCTCCGGGCGGCCATGACGggaccgccgccgccgccgtcaGCTGACCCGGGGAGGAGCGGAGCGGCCCTGCCGCGGGGAGAGACCGCGATGGCTGCGGGGAGAAACAGAGGGAATCCCGAGGTGTTCGTAGCTTGCTGAGGGTACGGGTTAGGCTTTTTGGGGACCTTAAGGATTTTTTTGAGTGGTGGAGGGTGACCTCATTAAATATGGCGGGCGAGGCCGCGCTGAGGGCAGAGAGCGCCCTCACTCAAGATGGCGCTGGCCGGGCCCGGCGCTGGGACGGGCGGGGTGGCGCCCCGAGTAAAAATGGCCGCGCCCGCCAGCGGCCGGCACAGCCCGCGCTTGCCCGCACTAAAGATGTCGTGTGTGAGGGCCCCGGGATGGAAGGGAGACGTGAGGAGCCCTGAGGCGGCTCCCGCAGCGAGGCTGAGGCCGCTCTGGGTGCTGGCACCGCGGGCAGGACTCGCCCTGAacggagcggcggggccgggtgAGGTGAACCCTCCCCGCTCTTCCAAACATCCACGCTATAGCATTAGTCCACCCGGCAAAATCGCACCTCTGGGTGTCCCCGCTGGTGTCTGGAGTTTGCTGGGAAGTTGAATAATGTGTTGAAAAAGCCCAGCAGAAGTTAAAGGTGTGACGTGCCAAACCTGGTTAACCCAGACTGGCGCATCCCCTGTCATCCAGGTGGGCCTGGTGTGCTGACACTGTGTCCAGCACACCCACAGCAGTcagattaaagaaataaattgaaaatctTAACCTGTTTTCATATAAAACTGCATTGTTAAAAATGCcctttatttcaatttttaaatgaatacaGAATTCCAGGAGCAGGCAAGCTTTTCATCAGCATTTGCTCTTCACAACGTATTTTGTGGTGATTACAAACCTTTCCCTATTTTCACTAACATGACAGTTATTAATTGTTTTTCTATTGCAGTTCTTTCAGGTTTCTCTGGTGTTTGAAGGCATCAGTTTTCCACTTATAAACTACTAAGGGATCTGGAGTGCTTATAGGAGATGGAGAGGTCCTTTGGAttaaacacatccaggaatGGCAACACCACTGTCCCAAGTTTACATCTGCTCAAGGAGCGTTTCCTGAAAAACAAGTAGGGGCCTAAAAACTGGAAAACCGAACctaaaaagctggaaaaacaaCTCTGAAATAGTACTGAGGAGAATACCATCACTACCCATCCTTTCTGGAAGTCTTTTGGGTTATCTGGGCATTATTTTGGTGGGTGGTGACTTGTCTGGAGCCTGTCAGTACCAAAGAAGGTACCAGATAGTCCAGGAATCCGCGGAAGCGCGGATTTAAAACGTGTGGATGGCTGACAAAGAGCTCAGCCAGCGATGTGAAATATTGCCATCTAACAGCTTTTGGGGAGATTTCGCATAAACTGAATTGGCAGCCCGGAGTTCAGCGGGCAAAGCATGCAAATGAAAATTGATACTCCTCTCAGCGACGGGCAGCGAAAGGGCAGGGCCGGAGCGCGCTCCGGGATGAACTCAGCGCTCAGAGATGGAGACGGAGGTGCACTGATGGGAAAAGTGCCCGGCTCTTCTGTCTGCGGCGCGTCCCTCGCGTGGATAAATACACTGCTCGCTGTTCATCACTGTCAGGGAAATTGTCACTTCTCACCAGCGCCACATTAATTAAAAGTGAGAGTTGGGGCCGGGCAGCTGAGCGCTCGGGATCCTTCGGAAGGGGGATGGAGTGGTGTGTTCTTAGCAAAACACCGCTCAGTGAAACCAAACGGGTGCCAGAACAGGGGAAATCAATCTGAACTCATGAGAAATTGATTTCCAAACCTCCTGTTACCCCGTTCAGCCAACGGGGCCGTGTAAGGTCACCAGCCAGGCTCATGATACTGTGTAGCAGAATAAAAATTCTATTTATCAACTTTGACCAttttatgtgtgtatatataattgTAGTAAGTCAGCAGACTAATGTACAGGTTTCAGAAAGCACACACAGTTCACACAGTTAATTTCAACTAAAATGGTGCCTGCTCACTATTTTGTGACTAGCAGGAGGAGAATTTTGTTTCTATTGCCATCCTGGACAATGTTCTGTGTCTTGGAAGCCACAGTGACGTTGTGTGTGTGCTTTAGGGTGCTGTGGGGGAATCCCTTTACTCCATCCGAGTTTTCCTATGGTTTTTTGCCATTCCCTTTTGTGAAGTGGTGggggctgcactgctgaggctgagcagagcatattattataaaaatattattttaccCATATTAGATTCACCTGAATCTACACCCCTGTGTCCCAAAGGGAACAGAGCCCTCACACCAAGCCGGCTCTACGTGCCTCTCTGTAGGGAGttcaaaacacagaatcacacactATCACTGAGTCTGGACACCGATGTGCTGCaaataagtgaaaaataagCTTTCCTTCAACATTTACACACGCGGTTTGCCTTCACTGGGGAGGCTGGAGGCAGATCCAAGCTACGGCGGGTCAGGCTCACCTGGAAACAGACTAGAAATGAATTTCGGCTGTGACCCGCAAGCGCTGCACTTCCCGCGGCGGCCGGAGCCCGTGTCCCGGCGGAGCGCGGGgccgggaggggccgggcccggccgtCCCTCGGGAGGCGGCTCTCCTGCCGCGCCGCCCCGGCTTCCTGCGCCGCAGGTGAGCCGGGATCGGCCCTCGCTTCCCCTTCCGCCCAGGTGAGCGCCGCCGGCCATCCCCGCTCCCCGAGCTCCCCGCAGCCCGCCCGCAGGTACCGCGGCCGCCCCGGGCATGGCACggctgggatggggtgggagggaggggggcACGGGCAGTCGGCTTGGACCAGGGGTGAATTCCCCTTCGGACACGGCCATGTGGATCACTGGGTGAAATGTGTGCGTGAAAATATAAAGGGGATAAAAACCTGTGTTTATGTGTGACAAGTATTGCGACCTGGcaagaggatggagctgggctctgcccgcTGGTGCCAAGCAATAGCACAAGAGGCAGTGGGTAGGAGCTGATGCCCAGGATGTTTCTGCTGGGTGTGAGGATGAActttttccctgtgaggatggcagagcactggaattGATTGTCCAGAGCGGGTGTGGAGTTTCCCTCACTGGGGGCATTCCAGAACCATCTGGACTCAATCCTGTGCCTTGTGCTCAGGGATGGCCCTGCTtcagcagggaggttggaccagatgacccagCTGTGTTTCCTTCCAAGCTGACCCATGCTGGAATTCTCAAAGGGTTTCCAACCATCTCCTGCTTCCAGAGGCAGCCCTGTGAACAGCAGCTTGGCCGGTCTAGCCATGGCCAGGATACCAGCCTGCCCTCATCCAGGGCTCCCATGTGAAATCCCTTCTGGCACCAGGGACCTCAACAAGTCCCTGAGAGCctgacagggcagggctgagtgaCTGCCGATGGCAGCCAAGGGCTCTCCATGGCACTGGAGCCATCCTGGTGCTGTGTTGTTGTGCAAACAGTTCCCATTGCTCCGAGAGGCTGGCTCatggggaggagagcagggaactAACACACACCTGTTGCAACACTTCCCATCCAGGGCCTGTCAGCCCAGGGATTCTTAGCAGAGcaggtttttgctttgtttacgGGTGGTTAATGGGAACACAGTTCTTCCGCATTCCTTTGTGATTTGTGACCCTTGGAAGTTCAGCGTGGTTCCAGGTCTAACAGCTCTGTTCCCTGTGATTTGTTAGTTGTGCACACTGTCATCAAAGTACCTAGGATTTATTGAGAATGACAATATTTAGATACTGAGATTGAGTTTTCCATGAGAACAAGCTTCTGAGACCATGTTTTTGCTTGGTGGAGAGCAGCTTTGGCATGAGCTGTAACTTCTGTCAGACAGCAGGGAACCCACACCAGCGCTTCCCTGGAGGCTGAAGTCCACAGGAATTCAGGTTCTGCTTGCTAAAGCTCCCATGCCTGCAGAGTGAGTGAGGCTCCTCTTGATCTGCACCGAGACTGGTGATCACAGGtgcacagtgctgtgttttcttcactttcctcctcctaaatattttcaataatatttAGCTGTGACCCACTACACCTTGAAGATGTGTGGTGTATCAGCGCTCAGGTACTCACAGAagtattcaatttttttccttctgtcaagTGCCTGGAGCACTCAGTGTGTGCTCAACAGCATTTTTGTAAATCCTGCACAGAGTGCAGGTGGTTTCAGAGGAAAGGTGTGTATGCGCTCTGTTTGGTCTGACTGAATTTTTCTGTACAGTATAAGTAAAACTGAGCAAAACACTTGTTAGAATAGTGTTTTTTCACAGTATGGAGACACTTGATGGCATGTAAACTATAAAATTTTGGCTATCTGCAGTTCAGCTGATGGCATGTTAGGACAACTTAGGAGTAAGATCACACTAACAAATGCTGGTTTcccttgcttttgcttttatcaacttttaaactgaaattttccGAGTCAGATGTCTCTGTGATGAGGAGGATGATATGCACTGAATTAGTCACTCATGATAACAGGGCCAGGAAAAATTCCAGCTGCATTAGTGTAGAAAGGTGACTTTGGATCGGGATGAGCCCTTTGGCTGCTGAGGCTGGTGGTGTTAGAAGCCtttgagaagcagcagcagttggTCAGGCGCTTGTGGGCATTAATATCCCCAAAGTTTCCAGCCAGGCTGAGTGGGGAGAGCATCCCACAAGGCTGGACTTTTCCTGGAGGGATGCAGGTTCTTGGAGGCTCAGTTAAAGGATGTggggcagaggtggctgtggatgggtggggaaaaaggggcaggagaagctctgctggctgaactgtgccctcctccagcagcaaagcTCTCAATTTGCAGCTTCCAGCAGCCCTTTGTGGAGGGCAGCTGTTtgtcagggctgctgtgggatgttGGGATGCCGTGctcccctctggctctggg is part of the Zonotrichia leucophrys gambelii isolate GWCS_2022_RI chromosome 8, RI_Zleu_2.0, whole genome shotgun sequence genome and encodes:
- the TM2D1 gene encoding TM2 domain-containing protein 1: MAARSGAAEALVLLLLCFAALEGAAGSEPPLKCEELRLGQYMCDEPKIDNSTQEPMNCTNHTAYVQCLPAPNITCRDHLGIEKVFTGQEVGFYKPIECRNVNGYSYKVAVALSLFLGWLGADRFYLGYPALGLLKFCTVGFCGIGSLIDFILISMQIVGPSDGSSYIIDYYGARLTRLSITNATFRKMQTYP